AATGTAGCAATGTTCAAAGCTGTTTGAGCAGCTATTTTAAAGTCACTCTGGCTCTGTCTCAGAGATTGTGGAACCAGAATGCCAAACCATTTCAGTGGATCCACTGTCTTTGCAACAccatttttctttacatttttacaaattttctctTTATCACTTTCTAGTGTCACATTCTCAATATGCTCAATTTCTTCCTCCACTGAAGACCTTTTAACATTTCTTCGTCTAACTGTAGACCCTGAGCTCTCTTCTGAGcttttgaggtcaaggtcagctAATTCAGTTTCAAGTTCACTTTCAACCCCTTCTGCAGCAATCAACTGTTTTTCTTCAGTTACTTGAACCTTGAGAGAGGCTGTCATTGTATTTTCATTACACTGCGATATACCAACTGATTTTATACCCATGTTGTATctgtaaagaaaaatgtaaatgattCACTAAacatattacaaacataaaataaaatctaattaTCTAGTATGTGGTGGCAGTCATAAGAATTAGCCATCAATTCAAGAATGGGAAATAATTTTAAGCCTAAAAGAAACTAACACATTTTCTGGTCTGTCAAAGAGTTTTTTACTCTGTTACTTCTTTGTTAAGAACAGTAAAAGGATGTCAAGCTATGAAAGACTAGaattgtttcaataaaataacCATGCTATGTAATTCAAAGACACAAATATGGGATTTCTGTAAGTAACAACAATCTGACAAAGGACaacaagtgtgacattgacctttgacatttgCGTATTGGTCCTGCATGTTACTCATCCTTTTGTTATGGTGGTcatttgtgccatgttattttgaaatcaaacaagCTAGAATGACAAATTTCTAGTCCTGATATGATATTCAAACACACACATTCAAATAAATCCAAAGATTGAAGCATACACACGCACTAAATGCTGCCAAGAATGGGGCATAAAAAAGTGCCACATGTGGCAATTAGAA
This region of Mercenaria mercenaria strain notata unplaced genomic scaffold, MADL_Memer_1 contig_3731, whole genome shotgun sequence genomic DNA includes:
- the LOC128553355 gene encoding coiled-coil domain-containing protein 115-like, with amino-acid sequence MGIKSVGISQCNENTMTASLKVQVTEEKQLIAAEGVESELETELADLDLKSSEESSGSTVRRRNVKRSSVEEEIEHIENVTLESDKEKICKNVKKNGVAKTVDPLKWFGILVPQSLRQSQSDFKIAAQTALNIATLKVKLSSLQEEYSILLKTKETLQ